Proteins encoded together in one Salmo trutta chromosome 3, fSalTru1.1, whole genome shotgun sequence window:
- the dlg3 gene encoding disks large homolog 3 isoform X9, with protein MMNSSMSSGSGSLRTSEKRSLYVRALFDYDRARDSCLPSQGLSFSYGDILHVINASDDEWWQARLVTPHGESEQIGVIPSKKRVEKKERARLKTVKFHARTGMIDSNRPVKVKRKKSFNLSRKFQFYKSKENIVQELVESEQCLTSNTSDSESSSKGQEDTILSYEPVIRQEIHYTRPVIILGPMKDRVNDDLISEFPHKFGSCVPHTTRPRRENEMDGQDYHFVGSREQMEKDIQDNKFIEAGQFNENLYGTSILSVRAVAERGKHCILDVSGNAIKRLQQAQLYSIAIFIKPKSIETLMEMNKRQTFEQSNKIFDKAIKLEQEFGEFFTAIVQGDSLEEIYNKIKMIIEEQSGPYIWIPSSEKL; from the exons ATGATGAACAGTAGCATGAGCTCTGGTTCGGGCTCCCTGCGCACCAGCGAGAAACGCTCCCTCTACGTCAG agctCTTTTTGACTATGACCGGGCCAGAGACAGCTGTCTGCCCAGCCAGGGCCTGAGCTTCTCTTATGGGGACATCCTGCATGTCATCAATGCCTCCGATGACGAGTGGTGGCAGGCGCGTCTGGTCACGCCCCACGGAGAGAGCGAGCAGATCGGGGTCATTCCAAGCAAGAAGAG GGTGGAGAAGAAGGAGCGAGCGAGGTTAAAAACAGTCAAGTTCCACGCCAGGACGGGCATGATTGATTCCAACAGG CCAGTCAAAGTAAAGCGCAAAAAAAGCTTCAACCTCTCACGCAAGTTCCAGTTTTACAAGAGCAAGGAGAATATTGTGCAGGAGTTGGTGGAGTCTGAAC AATGCCTGACGTCAAACACAAGCGACAGTGAAAGCAGCTCAA AGGGTCAGGAAGACACAATTCTCTCCTACGAGCCAGTGATTCGACAGGAGA TTCATTACACAAGGCCTGTGATCATCTTGGGCCCAATGAAAGACAGAGTAAACGATGACCTGATCTCAGAGTTCCCTCACAAGTTTGGCTCCTGCGTTCCTC ACACGACACGTCCGCGGCGGGAGAATGAGATGGATGGCCAGGACTACCATTTTGTGGGCTCACGGGAGCAGATGGAGAAGGACATTCAGGATAATAAGTTCATTGAGGCGGGCCAGTTCAACGAGAACCTCTATGGGACCAGCATCTTGTCTGTCAGAGCAGTGGCTGAGAGG GGAAAACACTGTATCCTGGACGTATCTGGGAACGCTATAAAGCGACTGCAACAAGCACAACTTTATTCGATCGCAATTTTCATCAAACCAAAATCCATTGAAACTCTTAT GGAGATGAATAAGAGACAGACATTTGAGCAATCCAATAAAATCTTTGATAAGGCAATTAAACTGGAACAAGAGTTTGGAGAATTTTTCACAG CCATTGTACAGGGTGACTCTCTAGAGGAAATTTACAACAAAATCAAGATGATCATCGAGGAACAGTCGGGCCCCTACATCTGGATACCTTCCTCAGAGAAGCTCTGA